The following nucleotide sequence is from Plasmodium sp. gorilla clade G2 genome assembly, chromosome: 11.
gcacattttattaaaatgttaattataaatatataatgataaggTTCCAGTACCCTaggaataatatttatataagtttAAATGtgaatattttgttttaccttcatatatatgtatatatataataattcattgtAAACAACATGCCAAAAATTGATATAGATTGTACCTGTTTAGATTTATTTGAAGAGCATAACAAgagttattattttaatgattgcgctatattaaaaaaatgtataaagaatggcattttaaaaaaatgtgatAGTGTTTGTATATATGGTAAAGAAAATTGTGGAAAGACTTTATTATTAACAGAAATATTAGCTGACCTTACAGCTGTAAAAGAATTGAAAGGAATGAATTGTAAAGTTGTATATTTAGATTGtgatttatcatttaattataagaattatgaaaatattataaataaaaaatttgataaacatattataaaaaataataatatatgtacatataatgatttaaaaaaaatatatgtagataattccttttctaatatatattatattcaaatattaaaTCCAGGACATTTAATAGTTGTCCTTAATAcgttaaaaaatttattagaagagaaaaatatatttattgaagCATTATTTATAGATTCTTTGTCTTTTTGgaatttttgtaaatatgataaaataaatttcttttctgataataattatgtaaaAAGGAAAACCTCAGATTTATTGGATTATGCATTTACacttattttaaatttaaagaaaacATATCGATTTCTATTTTTCTATACCAAATTATCAACTGAAGATAAATTTATGGAATATACAATAAATTTGTCTATTAAcgaagaaacaaaaaaacaaatacaacataataatgaaattTCAGATAATTCTGATAATTTCAATTtagtaaataataattttaattcattaaaacaaatatttttaattccacagaattttaatgatatattaaaaacacATATTTTTAGGAAAAAAGATTTTCTAACAAATAACTTTTTAATAGAAAAACCTTTCCTTATTTTCTTAATACCAAATGAGAAAAATGAAttcacacatataaataaaaaaaatgatataaacagtatcaattttttattatgctTATCATcagaaatgaaaaatattaacagAACACACTATTCGAAGTTCTTTTTTATGATACAAAATGCCAACACAATTATACCTTTATAAAAATACTagacaagaaaaaaaaaaataaaaataaataaataaataaaattaatatgtacataatatGTCTCATTTCAAAAAGTATTTACatacaaattatattttatattattaaagaaaTTGATATTCTATCGCATTCttactttattttatattataaaaaatatcagaagaggataaaaaaatatgtactcCATATGAagataattaaatataatcttttcaaaatattgatcatcatatatatgtataattaataaCCGTATCTTCCTTTAGATATGCACTCAATGTGCACACGCATATTACGAAAAGAATTCAAACATATTATGTTTAcacaatataatttttcatatatttatattctttctATGATGAATTTTACTAACAGAATGaagtttaatatataaaaatcgATGATACGATGAATTACGTACAAACATGATTGATATTTATAAAGGAgaaattaaaacatatatggAAAAGTAAACAAaggttaatatatatatatatttatatatatatatgtacatacatacatttgAGAATAAGGACTTACGATAATTCTGAAATGATATAcctaataaaaagaaatatttaaattaatataaggGATGttctaaaataaaattttttttctatttaatttattaattattcaCATACATAAGATCTATCTAtctatacatacatacatacataaatatatatatatatatatataatatatatatatatatttgtttatgaatataattatgtaattACTATTTTGCAAcacattataaaattatggtTGCACTGTAAATAATCCATAGTTGTGTTGTTTTTTCCATATCATTTTTACCTGAACATGCTTTTTGGTTATTGTGCTTTCGTTTAAAGgtggaaataaaaaattttaggtgcatttgttttttgtttttttcatgtaatttttatatagttattattaactttataatcatatttatcTGTGCTATATCTTTAagattctttattattttttatcctttttattgattattattattttttaaattatataaaaaattttgaatgtattttaaaatttatatattttacatatatattatatatatatttatgttttttttttttttttttttttttttgcattgTGCATACGATACTATTTATGCAATACAGTTGTAATTTGAAATTTCAGAAATAACATTGTACCTCTTagaatttttcttttttttatattttatatatttcctttttgttgtttttttttcttattttaccttatttatttatttattattttatttttattttttttttttgatctaCTAGCTTTTTTAAGTgttcagaaaaaaaaaaaaaattaattttttataaaatacaaCCTGACTGTTCAGAAATAATAATTGCTAGTCATACTATGTTGTAAAAATATTGGCTgaagaaaattttatttttatttaattcatgaattaattttttttatttttgtttataaaattaaattatcacatttttagaaaattacataattgttaaaaaaattaatacatacatatatatatatatatatatatatatatatatatcatatttttactATAAAAAATTAGCATATTATATTCGTTAAAAAACAATGGCTACTTCAGAGACACAAAATTTAAAAACTTCTTCAGTTAACGGAAGTGAAGAAAATGTGTATGTAAAGGATGCACATATGAATTCTTTACATGAAAATTATAACGTATCTACTAAGAATGTAATAGATACAAACCCTGCAGAAGGATACTACACAATTAGTCATGATGAAAACCACACCATTGATCCAAATAATATACCTTACATAATACCTGGAATTACTGAATCTGGAATGCCCTTAGATCCAACAACTATGCAAGCTGCTGCAGCATTAAATCAAAGTTTAATGTATACCAACAATGCAATCTCAACAGAATATCCCGTAAGAATTTTAAAGAAAgagaaattaatatatatgcaaataaatgtttatatatttatatatttatatatttttttaattttttaatttttttttttagcaaTATCATATGTATAATGGAATGAATTCCATGTATGGAGGAATCCCTCAATATTACGGAGGCATGAATATTCCAATGAATCCATATTATGATCCTTATGGAATTATAAACCCATTAGCATGCTCTAACTTAAGTATGGAAAAGACCAAGAAGAAAACCAAGAAATGTTATTGCTGCTAATTTGTGAATATATTGGGTAAAATTTGTTAACACATATagaaaatacataatattttgttgtttttaatttggttaataataattttacattcgtattttttttttctatttttctgtttttttttttttttttttctttatatatatatatgtatataatttaataaaatatattttgatgtAAGGAagctattttttttaattaaaaacatacatatatatttataaaaatatgcattatatatatttattatacagGTTTATTCTCCataacattataatatatacgtGAGAGTAAATTTTAGAAAGATAactaattattataatttgatattttttttttttttttttttctataaagaataatttaTACACATTTTCCACTTCTTAATtgttttttcaaaaaaataaaaaaaatattaaataaataaataccaaattaaaaatatattaactatatatatatatatatatatatatatatattgttatattctTGGTCTTTTTCTCTTATAAAGGAAAATTTAGGTTTAtactatattaatatgtttacAAAATGAttgaatgatatatattttattcatttattcgttcgttttttttttttttttttttttgtttaacgAATACACAATATTAAgcaaaattaatatatatttaaacaaaaGACGAAATAGTTTAATAGATaagttaaaaatatatatatatatatatatatatatatatatatttattattcaaaaattAGAATGCTCTTAATCTATaaaaatgtgtatatttataagatgaattatataaattaaaatgaaataattaaattgtatatttttaaaatgtgcaagataatttttttagtctttcaatatttattacatttatgtaaatatgtacatatatatatatatatatatatagtttttttttttgttgttcttAAGACATTGTTTTGTTATTTAAATAGTtctcaaaaaatataacatatatatatatatatatatatatatatatttttcaatattcTCTTTagttttcatttatatattataaaattgttatttttgtccctttgaatataatttaatatatatctatatttatatgtcttttttttttttttttttttttttttttttttttttttggattaaaaagaatatatatataatatatagattatgcgaatttttattaataataatttttatgaaaaaaaagaataataaatacaatattaataaaatataattaaagatatacatatttatattttttttttattattaaaatatttatagacatattgaatatatatatatatatatatatatatgttttagaatatatatatctcttTTTATTGTGAATTATTTtagttttaatataatataatatatatatatatatatatatatatataatatattactataGCTTGATATAGCAGGGACcgttaaatatgtataaacaaAAGTCCTTAGAATCAAGAGatataaattacatatatgaGAATTCTTTCGTTTGGGTACATATAAATTCTATTAAAAAGAAGAACTCTTTATTATATCGAGAgatttatgaatattataaatatcgaAATagttctttttgtttttttaaagggAGTGTGAAAAGATTTGTTTCTAAAAATGAagtagaaatatatatatttatagatgataattataatatatgcaaAGATAactttaattataatataatagaaaatgtaaaatatttattgcCTATAGATACAAATTTTGGTTGTAGTGATAATACACagttaatatatttgaattctCCAAATTTgttagaaaatatttatcaaagatataataaagcatatataaataaagagaaccgaaattgtatatatacatatataggTTATATCTTATTGTCTGTAAATCCATATgaaaattttgatatatatgatgaaagttatatgaaaaaaataaaagaaagaaatgATTTATTTGCTATTCCTCATCCATTTTCAATAGCCAATGATGCTTATAATTGTTTAATTGAAGATAAGATAAGTCAATCTATAATTATAAGTGGAGAAAGTGGATCTGGGAAAACAGAATCATCAAAACAGGTTCTAAAGTATTTAACTTATTTGAGTTATTTTCAAAAAGGATataagaaaaggaaaaagaaaattattccAAATGAATGTGCTAATACCGAATGTGATGATATGAAATatgtagataataatatgaaatatatggaTGACACTTTTTTGTGTAATGATAAAAGAACTGGATACACCAcaagtgataataatagtcctcaagaagaaaatgatactatcaaaaaaggaaaaaaaatttatcattATGATAAACATAGttatagtgataataatgataatataaaaaataatatagataaaaaaaaaaataataataataaaaacaaaaataatataaataataataattccaaaaaaaatattccaaatataaatttaaattcagatgattatacaaatattataaatacttCTTCGTCTTCCacatatgaagaaaaaatacaaaatagtAATCCACTATTAGAATGTTTTGGTAATGCAAAaactataaaaaatgataatagtaGTAGATTTGGTAAACTAatgaaattaaattataacgAAAAAGGTATATTATGTTCTGCTTCCATTGAAACCTATTTACTAGCCAAATCGAGAGTTGTTGATGTTCCAAAAGGAGAAGgaaattatcatattttttattccttATGTCAGAATGAGAAATTATCAAAAGAATTTGATTTATTACCATGGTATGAATATAACTATCTAATTGAAGCAgataaaaaagtaataaaaagCAAACactcatataataatacttatgataatatatattataaaaatgataatgaaaatactAATAATcttattgataataaaaaagatagagtaaaaagaaattatgaaaaagatgataattataatttaaaaaagcaaaatgaaaaatcatatgaaaataacaaaaaaaataaaaaaaaaaatgatattatagatgatggtaataatatgaacactaaatataaaaagaacaaatataaggatgatgatataaatatgtatcaaaaaaataataagaaggaGGAAACAGAGAAACCATTTGATTCTATACAGTGGAAAAGTTTATACAGCTTAGATTTTATCataaaatgttttaataGTATAGGTGTTCTTCCAAATGAACAAGaagaaatttataaaacTTTAATATGTATACTTCTTCTaggtaatataaattttgttgAAAGTGATAATGATCAAGAACCtataaaaattcaaaatattGAGATCTGTAAAAAATTAAGCCAActcttatatattaaaaatgataatttaaatattaataaaattatcgAAATATTGACAATAAAAAAGGTTAGAGAAACACAAAAAAGTTACACATACCAACAGGCGATTTATAATCGAGATGTTATatcaaaaattttatatcaactcttatttgaatatataattttgtgtGTTAATGATTCGTTGAATGCTAGTGATCATAATATCTATTCAGAATCATCTGAGAGGGATAATTCTTTTGAGAATGAAAACGTGCTCAAAGAAGATGAATCATTTATAGATATGgatgaaaaaaagaagaaaaagagaaAGACATATAAGaggaaaacaaaaaatttacataaacaaaatgaatatgataGTGATGATAtggatgaaaatataataatcaatAAAAAACTAAATTTTATAGGAATCTTAGATATTTATGGTTTTGAAAATTTTAGTAATGAAGGTATGAATGGATTTGAACAATTATGTATAAATTATGCTAATGAAATATTAcatgctttttttttaaaacaaataatacataatGAACAAAAGATACattatgaagaaaatttAAGAATAGAAAAGATTTCTTATAATGACAACAGTAATGTTATTAGTCTTATAGGAGATACAAAagatataagtatatatactatattagaagatttatctttattatttgtatctaATAAATCTaatgaagatgataataaagatatattctATGAGAAgcttaataaaaatataataaattcagcaaaatataaaaatattattaggaATTATAAGGTAGAAAAtaaatcttttattatatctcaTTATGCAGGTGATGTCTTATATGATTCTGCAGATTTTTTCAATAAGAATGTTGACATATTGACTAGTGATATAGAAATGTTTTTATCAAgttgtaattattttataagtgaaaatttgttgaaaaagaaaagattcAGAAATGGGAAATATGAAGCTATTAAGGGGGGAGAATTAAATCCTTCAAAAGggaattatgaaaaaataacatgTGATGGGGcgaaaaaatatgatgatgTGTTGAAACAATATGATGATGGGGCGAAACAATGTGATGATGGGGcgaaaaaatatgatgatgGGGCGAAACAATATGATGATGGGGCGAAACAATATGATGATGTGGCAAAACAATATAATGGTGGGGACAatcattataatgataagagcaaaaaaaataacaaaagaaAACTATCCGTGAAAGAGATGATATCTCATCATGAACATGAGtcaaaaaatacaatatcctgttataataatagtagtaataataatttatataagaataaggTGAAAACAATATTTTCGTCTTTTAAAAAACAGTTGGAAGttttatcaaataaattaAGTAAGACTTCATCAAAATTTATAAGATGTATAAAACCAAATCAAGAAAAGCAagcaaaattatttaataagaatTTAGTATTAAGTCAACTAGTTATGAGTGGTATGGttgatattttaaatttaatgaaGAATGGTTATCCTTGCAGAGTTTTATATGATGACATATGGATACGATATAGTGGGATATTACAAGaagatatgaaaaaatatttaactcCTAAAATGTTTTGTAAAATTGTTTTAATGTTTTTAGAAATAAATTCAAATGAATATACATTTGGAaagacaaaaatattttttcgttTTGGTGTATTATCTATTattaatgaaatattaaataaaaatgaaaagaagaaaaataccTTCATTCAATgtgtttataaatattggctacatattagaaaaagaagattattaaattttgttCTATTTGGATGTagatttaaaattttatttaaaaagagaAGAGCAAAACTTTTAATGGAAAATGGATTGGacttatataatgaatatttatttaaaaaaaaattagaatgtatagaaaaaatactgttcttttattttaatgtatataaacaaagaatttatttcttaaaattaaaaagtagTACAttaattatacaaaaaaattatagaacTTATAtcttaagaaaaaaatttttatatatgaaaaaacaaATCTTATTTATACaagattattatttatttcaaaaatattttaaacaaAGAGTTAAAGCAGCTAATactataagaaaaaattggattatgtatataactaaatatgattataaatatttattaaagtgtattattaaaatacaaagagcatttaaaaaatatatgaaaaaaaaatatatactttattGTTTAAAAATAGCACATGTGAAAGACacaaaaaagaagaatatatatcaCCATGCTTttacaaaaaatgaaatagaagaaaaaaaaaaaatttatccattaaatatattaaaaaagaattctTTTAATGTTACAGATCGAATAggttcttttatatatgtgcagACAAGAAAACATCGCCACACCATTacagtaataaaaaaaaaaaaataaacatgtaaatattgatatatatatatatatatatatatatatatatatatatatttatttacatttatatttattttttcattttaaggTGGGAGATAAGTTTTGTCAACCATCCatgaatatacaaaataggaagaaaagaaaaacatgGGATGCAGGGaacaattatttaatatcCCAATATAGTACATCTAGTACATACAGTTATTATAATgagaatgaaaatattaagaggcaatatcaaaataataatagtaatgtaAATACCTttaatgaacatataaatgggaggaaaagaaaaaatagcAATATTGAAGATAAACCTATTATTAGTGTAGGaaatattgtaaaaaatgaaagaaacaaaataaaaaatatacagaaAAGTacgaaaaatattaataaaactaAAGCAAAGAATAAATTTCGATTCAGTAATTTGAGTATATGTAGTGGTACTATTAATACGGATAGGAAAAATATTAACTACAAAAATGACATGCTAAGCCTTAGTAAAtcacttaaaaaaaaaaaataataaataaataaatatatatatatatttatataatattttatgtataatatgtTGATCtacatatgaatatttttttgaatatataaaaatgttttttaGATAAGAATAAGATGAAAAGGAAAACTTATAACCATGCAAATAACAGAAATGAATTTGTTTCAAGTTATAAAAGAGAGAAAAACAAAGTTTccaatcatataaaaaatacaatatatgATAGATATATTcagaaatataaacaaaatcaTATGTGTCCACAAaaagagaagaaaaaaaaatccatatatattagaggaaattatagtaatatcagtaatatatatagtgtaTATAAACCTACAAAGGAAGAGGTGTTGGAAGAACAGTACGATTTTGACTTGACGGATGTGgtaatataatttaacatataaataaataaataaatatatatatatatatatatatatatatatgtatgtatatatatattctttggattggttaatattattatttttatttatttatgttttcattttgttaGCTTATAATTCCAGAAGATTTTCATGTTACTCAAACTAAAATACCTGAACCGGATATTAATCTTATGAACaatgtaaaataatatgacgagttatataatgaattcaTATAAGCactcacacatatatatatatatatatatatatatttatttatttatttattcatttatatttatgtttatttttcatttttcgtTTTTCAGGaaaatgatattttattaaaccaCTTTTTAGATACTAATCTTGATTCAAAAATACCATTAATTGAATTAAAAATGTTCAAATGTTGCTAAATAgataaattgaaaaaaatagatacaggcgtacaaaataatataaaaatgtaattatattttattttgtttttttttttttaatacctatatgtttattattaatttattatatttatatttatattttattttatttttttttttttttttttgggtttaatataaatttttaattaatgtTCTTATTTGAAAAGATTGtctataattattttgaacTAACCTTATTTCattgatttattatattttttttaaagttataaaataaaaaaataaaataacacaAATTTGTAtcaatgttttatatattatattacgcATATTTAATGTGTAAAATTACttttaacaaataaaaaaaaaaaaaaaaaaaattgagaaTATATTCTTggatatttatgtatttaattatttatgtctttctttatatatttattaatataacttCACTTTTTTGTCTCATAATATTCgaatgaatattttaataattaaaaaaaaaagtattgaTTTTGAGGattgatattttttatccttgttccttttttattatttatactttccatattatttgatgagttggataatatattatcttcatattctttatatatataattatcactGTGATGTATATGGTTGtatttgttataatattctagtatattattataattgtcagaagtgttattattataattattgttgaatttattatttgttatattatgtgtatgtatattttctttct
It contains:
- a CDS encoding P-loop containing nucleoside triphosphate hydrolase, putative; translated protein: MPKIDIDCTCLDLFEEHNKSYYFNDCAILKKCIKNGILKKCDSVCIYGKENCGKTLLLTEILADLTAVKELKGMNCKVVYLDCDLSFNYKNYENIINKKFDKHIIKNNNICTYNDLKKIYVDNSFSNIYYIQILNPGHLIVVLNTLKNLLEEKNIFIEALFIDSLSFWNFCKYDKINFFSDNNYVKRKTSDLLDYAFTLILNLKKTYRFLFFYTKLSTEDKFMEYTINLSINEETKKQIQHNNEISDNSDNFNLVNNNFNSLKQIFLIPQNFNDILKTHIFRKKDFLTNNFLIEKPFLIFLIPNEKNEFTHINKKNDINSINFLLCLSSEMKNINRTHYSKFFFMIQNANTIIPL
- a CDS encoding myosin F, putative, with the translated sequence MYKQKSLESRDINYIYENSFVWVHINSIKKKNSLLYREIYEYYKYRNSSFCFFKGSVKRFVSKNEVEIYIFIDDNYNICKDNFNYNIIENVKYLLPIDTNFGCSDNTQLIYLNSPNLLENIYQRYNKAYINKENRNCIYTYIGYILLSVNPYENFDIYDESYMKKIKERNDLFAIPHPFSIANDAYNCLIEDKISQSIIISGESGSGKTESSKQVLKYLTYLSYFQKGYKKRKKKIIPNECANTECDDMKYVDNNMKYMDDTFLCNDKRTGYTTSDNNSPQEENDTIKKGKKIYHYDKHSYSDNNDNIKNNIDKKKNNNNKNKNNINNNNSKKNIPNINLNSDDYTNIINTSSSSTYEEKIQNSNPLLECFGNAKTIKNDNSSRFGKLMKLNYNEKGILCSASIETYLLAKSRVVDVPKGEGNYHIFYSLCQNEKLSKEFDLLPWYEYNYLIEADKKVIKSKHSYNNTYDNIYYKNDNENTNNLIDNKKDRVKRNYEKDDNYNLKKQNEKSYENNKKNKKKNDIIDDGNNMNTKYKKNKYKDDDINMYQKNNKKEETEKPFDSIQWKSLYSLDFIIKCFNSIGVLPNEQEEIYKTLICILLLGNINFVESDNDQEPIKIQNIEICKKLSQLLYIKNDNLNINKIIEILTIKKVRETQKSYTYQQAIYNRDVISKILYQLLFEYIILCVNDSLNASDHNIYSESSERDNSFENENVLKEDESFIDMDEKKKKKRKTYKRKTKNLHKQNEYDSDDMDENIIINKKLNFIGILDIYGFENFSNEGMNGFEQLCINYANEILHAFFLKQIIHNEQKIHYEENLRIEKISYNDNSNVISLIGDTKDISIYTILEDLSLLFVSNKSNEDDNKDIFYEKLNKNIINSAKYKNIIRNYKVENKSFIISHYAGDVLYDSADFFNKNVDILTSDIEMFLSSCNYFISENLLKKKRFRNGKYEAIKGGELNPSKGNYEKITCDGAKKYDDVLKQYDDGAKQCDDGAKKYDDGAKQYDDGAKQYDDVAKQYNGGDNHYNDKSKKNNKRKLSVKEMISHHEHESKNTISCYNNSSNNNLYKNKVKTIFSSFKKQLEVLSNKLSKTSSKFIRCIKPNQEKQAKLFNKNLVLSQLVMSGMVDILNLMKNGYPCRVLYDDIWIRYSGILQEDMKKYLTPKMFCKIVLMFLEINSNEYTFGKTKIFFRFGVLSIINEILNKNEKKKNTFIQCVYKYWLHIRKRRLLNFVLFGCRFKILFKKRRAKLLMENGLDLYNEYLFKKKLECIEKILFFYFNVYKQRIYFLKLKSSTLIIQKNYRTYILRKKFLYMKKQILFIQDYYLFQKYFKQRVKAANTIRKNWIMYITKYDYKYLLKCIIKIQRAFKKYMKKKYILYCLKIAHVKDTKKKNIYHHAFTKNEIEEKKKIYPLNILKKNSFNVTDRIGSFIYVQTRKHRHTITVGDKFCQPSMNIQNRKKRKTWDAGNNYLISQYSTSSTYSYYNENENIKRQYQNNNSNVNTFNEHINGRKRKNSNIEDKPIISVGNIVKNERNKIKNIQKSTKNINKTKAKNKFRFSNLSICSGTINTDRKNINYKNDMLSLNKNKMKRKTYNHANNRNEFVSSYKREKNKVSNHIKNTIYDRYIQKYKQNHMCPQKEKKKKSIYIRGNYSNISNIYSVYKPTKEEVLEEQYDFDLTDVLIIPEDFHVTQTKIPEPDINLMNNENDILLNHFLDTNLDSKIPLIELKMFKCC